Proteins from a single region of Eublepharis macularius isolate TG4126 chromosome 9, MPM_Emac_v1.0, whole genome shotgun sequence:
- the LOC129335370 gene encoding basic proline-rich protein-like — MNFEGAQRPYYQCAAFAPLPRREGVFAPRARRLRERQGRSSPWKSPSGQPSSTTTTRVRSGAFVCAGRVLIQEAESPPRPRPARVSPECRRCRCQRGGRKTSPPSGRGGRNHIGQGRAGQGRASRGTGWARAWPGRQSRAWALEAARPRPPPSPPGPGCTRGRAAGVGSRPRRPAARAAPSVGLPAPPPEGFPEEAGRRRSPWRGWKAESSAGARLCLCLCRWPCPGQLTAAPPGPPPARNFAPSRLGWGSRARLLALGWGLRGWRAPGPEKPRLRRPGSRAQRPNRAGAAVPRPPGFALAGEGPASPCAPLGALARPRCLEGVSPGGACPRLSRSGGEGGAAEPRAEGRLPTPGACGKFRAGRSWSPACRVGSRNRLSSRRAGPGSGGLWEGRTSSGRKKQRGRGPEPPRLRAACPRTPIAAGGGGRSEHEEGGCRFPFARTVVSRGLGRSKKRCRLNGSIQWGGVLACHGGTTFEPFSGYTQMPGEISSRSES; from the exons ATGAATTTCGAGGGTGCACAGCGACCCTACTatcagtgt GCGGCCTTTGCGCCGCTGCCCCGGCGGGAAGGCGTTTTCGCCCCGCGGGCGCGCCGGCTTCGGGAGCGCCAGGGACGCTCCTCCCCCTGGAAAAGCCCCTCAGGGCAGCCGAGCAGCACAACAACGACACGTGTGCGCAGCGGCGCCTTCGTGTGCGCGGGGCGGGTTTTAATACAGGAGGCCGAAAGCCCGCCCCGCCCGCGGCCTGCTCGGGTCAGCCCTGAGTGCCGGCGGTGCCGTTGCCAACGCGGCGGGaggaaaacgtcccctccctcggGGCGGGGCGGACGCAACCACatcgggcagggcagggcagggcagggcagggcgagTCGAGGGACGGGGTGGGCGCGGGCTTGGCCCGGCCGACAGAGCAGGGCGTGGGCGCTGGAGGCAGCCCGCCCGCGCCCTCCTCCCTCGCCGCCTGGGCCCGGCTGCACGCGGGGCCGAGCCGCGGGGGTGGGCAGCCGGCCTCGGCGCCCCGCCGCCCGAGCGGCTCCGTCTGTCGGCTTACCGGCGCCGCCGCCCGAAGGCTTCCCGGAGGAGGCAGGTCGCCGCCGCTCACCTTGGCGAGGCTGGAAGGCGGAGAGCAGCGCGGGCGCccgcctctgcctctgcctctgccgcTGGCCCTGCCCCGGTCAGCTGACGGCAGCGCCGCCCGGGCCGCCGCCTGCCCGGAACTTCGCGCCCTCGCGCCTGGGCTGGGGCTCCCGGGCGCGCCTCCTGGCGCTGGGGTGGGGCCTGCGGGGCTGGCGGGCGCCTGGCCCAGAGAAGCCGAGGCTGCGGCGCCCGGGGAGCCGCGCACAGCGGCCAAACAGGGCCGGCGCTGCAGTCCCGCGGCCGCCGGGGTTTGCCCTGGCCGGCGAAGGGCCCGCGAGTCCTTGCGCGCCGCTCGGCGCCTTGGCGCGTCCGCGCTGCCTTGAGGGCGTCTCGCCTGGCGGGGCTTGTCCCAGGTTGTCGCGCTCCGGTGGGGAAGGCGGCGCCGCAGAGCCCCGGGCAGAGGGCCGCCTTCCCACTCCAGGGGCCTGCGGCAAGTTCCGGGCGGGACGTTCCTGGTCCCCAGCCTGCCGGGTCGGCTCACGGAACCGCCTCTCAAGCCGCCGCGCGGGCCCCGGCTCTGGTGGCCTTTGGGAAGGTCGGACAAGTTCAGGGAGGAAAAAGCAGCGCGGGAGAGGCCCGGAGCCTCCGCGCCTTAGGGCGGCCTGCCCCCGAACCCCAAtcgctgcgggggggggggggaggtccgaGCACGAGGAGGGCGGCTGCCGGTTTCCTTTTGCACGCACAGTTGTTTCCCGAGGCCTGGGGAGGAGCAAGAAACGGTGCCGGTTGAACGGTTCCATCCAGTGGGGAGGCGTCTTAGCCTGTCATGGCGGAACAACGTTTGAACCCTTTTCAGGAT ATACCCAAATGCCTGGTGAAATATCTTCGAGAAGTGAATCATAG